From a region of the Sandaracinaceae bacterium genome:
- a CDS encoding TetR/AcrR family transcriptional regulator: protein MAGKRPPLDRDKVLASALTLADRDGIERLTVRLLATALGVSPMAIYWHFPSKAAVVAELVDHVVDQYDVHPGQGGTLRARVQKTFRTMYQGLHDHPGIIALLGQPETRGKASLGVMEALLTQLVAAGQTPRQAQQSYHLLMSFTLGAITMSHADGTPARAQKVFEANLERVLDTVLG, encoded by the coding sequence ATGGCAGGCAAGCGTCCCCCGCTGGACCGCGACAAGGTGCTGGCGAGCGCGCTCACGCTGGCCGACCGCGACGGCATCGAGCGCCTGACGGTGCGCCTGCTGGCCACCGCGCTGGGTGTGTCGCCCATGGCCATCTACTGGCACTTCCCCAGCAAGGCGGCCGTGGTGGCCGAGCTCGTGGACCACGTGGTGGACCAGTACGACGTGCACCCGGGGCAGGGCGGCACGCTGCGCGCGCGCGTCCAGAAGACGTTTCGCACCATGTACCAAGGGCTGCACGACCACCCGGGCATCATCGCGCTGCTGGGTCAGCCGGAGACGCGCGGCAAGGCCTCACTCGGCGTCATGGAGGCGCTGCTCACGCAGCTGGTGGCCGCGGGGCAGACTCCGCGACAGGCGCAGCAGTCGTATCACCTGCTCATGAGCTTCACGCTGGGCGCCATCACCATGAGCCACGCCGACGGCACGCCCGCGCGCGCACAGAAGGTGTTCGAGGCCAACCTCGAGCGCGTGCTGGACACCGTGCTCGGCTGA